DNA sequence from the Synechococcus sp. MU1617 genome:
CAGCACCGGGATCCTCACGTTCCTCGGGGTGGCTCTGGTCGCCCCCAGGTGGGGGAGGGAACCAGCCAGTGGTGGGTGGTGGAACCTTCAGCCACCAGGGCTGTCCCCTGGGATGGCTCCGCCTTGCCGACTTCGCCGGATCAGTGGATCACTCCGGAAGGTGAGCTGCTGGTTGGTGCCGCATCGCGTCAGCGCCGCTCCTTTCGCCTGCGGTCTCCCGAAAAGGTGGCGGCCTGGCAGCAGCGCCCCCCCATTCCCAGTGAACGGCAGGCGCCGCCAGATTCCTTGCCCAGACTGAAGACCTTGGCGCAACAGTTCCGAGGGCTGCCCACGGGGCGTGAACGGTTGGAGGCGGTTGAGGGTTGGTTTCGGCGTCAGCCCTTCCGCTACAGCCTTCAGCCCGGTGCGGTTGCTGATCTGGATGCCTTTCTGTTCGATCAGCAGGTGGGGTTCTGCGGTCACTACGCCAGTGCTCTGGCCGCCTTGCTGCGGGCTGCCGATGTGCCAGCCCGCGTTGTGAGTGGCTATCAGGGCGGCCATGTGGTGCAACCCATGAGCGGCAATCCCTATCTGGAGCTGCGCCAGAGCGATGCCCATGCCTGGGTTGAGCTGTGGTTGGAAGGGGAAGGCTGGCAGCGGGTGGATCCCACCCTTTGGGCCGCAAACTCTGGTTTGCCTGCTGCCGCAATGGCTGCTGAGTCAGCGCAGCGCCAAGGGGGCAACGTGCCCTGGTGGCGCTGGCTCCAATGGCAGTGGTGGGGCCTGGATCTGGCCTGGACGCGCTGGTGGTTGAGTTTCGATCAGTCCAGTCAGCAGGCTTGGCTGCAGATGCTGTTTGGAGTGCAGCTGCGTTGGTTGGGTGTGGCGATTGTGATGGGTGGAATGGCGGCGCTGACGGCTGGTTGGCTGCTGTTGCATCTGGGCCTCCGGCCCCGTTCTCCCCTATCGCAGTCCCTTCGTCTGTTGGCCCGTTGGGGAGTTGTGCCCCAGCAGGGGGAAAGCTTCCCGTGTGTTTGCCGGCGAGCCGCGAAGATGCACCCCGATCTGGCCACCCTGTTGGAGGCGATGGCGGATCAGCAGCAGCTGCTTGCCCATGCCCCGCTCAACCCACCCCAGCGCCGGCAGCATCGGCGCCAATGGCGGCAACTCCGCTCCAGGCTTGCCCAACTCCGTTGAACTGAGCGCTTGCTTGCTCCTCTGGTGGCAGACCCATGGCCGTCGAGATCCTGAGCAGAAGCCCTGGATGTTCAAGGCGCCTGGAGGCTGGCCTGAAGCGGCTCATTCGCTCAATCCCTACGGCATCTGGATTGCTGAGGTGATGCGGTGCTCTGCGGCATAGGTGACTAGCTTGTCTGTGTCGGGCAAGCCTCTCCATGGCGCTGGCTTATTCCTATCGCCGCGTTTCCAGTGGTGGCCAGGCACAAGGCGATAAGTCAGGTCTGCAGCGCCAGGAGGAGGCTCTAAAGGATTGGATGCGCAGGCATCCCGACTTTCGTCTTGCTGAGGAACTTCTCGATCCAGGCGTCAGCGCTTACACCGGCCGGAACCGCACCCAAGGGGCGCTGGGGCGGTTTCTAGAGGCAGCTCGCTCCGGTTCTATCCCGAAGGGGTCCGTGCTGGTCGTTGAGGATCACAGGCGCTTCTCCAGGCAAGAGCCTCTGGATGCACTGGAGTCTCTGATCCGGGATGTCTGGGGGCAGGGGCTTGGGTTTGCGGTCTGCAGCTATCAGGGTGGCTCTCCTTTGTTCAGAGAGACGACTGGGGCCCAAGACCTCGCCATGCTGTCGTTCCTCTTCGCACAGGCTCATGCCGAGAGCGACGAGAAGTCGAAATGGTCTCGTGGTGGGTGGCGCAAGATTTACGAGGCGCAGGATCGTGGTGAGAGGCCGCGGCATCGCAATCCCTACTGGATTGACCGGGATGAGTCGTTGCCTGACAACCCATTTCGCTTAAACGGCTACGCCAAGTCGATCGAGGCCATGTTCAAGATGTGCCTGGCGGGGATGGGCCAGACGCAGATTGCCGATGAGCTGAATACGGAGGGCTATGCAGCCCCTCCTGCATCTAAGGACGGTCGTTGGAACCGTGGTCAAGTGAGTCAACGGTTAAGGGACCCCGCTGTCACCGGCTTGTTGCAGCGCAAAAACAGCCATGAGATACCGGGTTATTACCCCTCTGTTGTTGATCAGGAGACCTTCACAAGAGCCCAACGGGCGAAGGCAACGCGTGATCGGAAGCGTTCAACCACCAAGGCGCGGAAAGTTCACTTCCTGTTCAGTGGTTTGGTCCGTTGCGCGGGTTGTGGGTCTCTGTTGACTTACAGGGCGGCCGGTCGATACGCCAGACCCGGGCATCCCGGTTATGTCACCTGTTCTGACAGTGCTGGTGCGGTC
Encoded proteins:
- a CDS encoding recombinase family protein; the encoded protein is MALAYSYRRVSSGGQAQGDKSGLQRQEEALKDWMRRHPDFRLAEELLDPGVSAYTGRNRTQGALGRFLEAARSGSIPKGSVLVVEDHRRFSRQEPLDALESLIRDVWGQGLGFAVCSYQGGSPLFRETTGAQDLAMLSFLFAQAHAESDEKSKWSRGGWRKIYEAQDRGERPRHRNPYWIDRDESLPDNPFRLNGYAKSIEAMFKMCLAGMGQTQIADELNTEGYAAPPASKDGRWNRGQVSQRLRDPAVTGLLQRKNSHEIPGYYPSVVDQETFTRAQRAKATRDRKRSTTKARKVHFLFSGLVRCAGCGSLLTYRAAGRYARPGHPGYVTCSDSAGAVAKQGATRCREQLGAWRKSPTINLPLDEAEAMLMATLSLADWQNLFPIQMGPEVEDLSRQIRTANDQLQELSGRIQRGEHRLAEELTKELPNEIQVSVLTGAISQAREQVLELEREISELNYRLSELRPQDPVLKAQDTVEIVSQFLQHGLQEIPKRMQFNSWLQQLGISWVMSGDSIQLHYNRLGPNGFPTDSWGTALGELHALRAMGYERGFAFLFAGKTWFNQLVTGRGGVIKEPGKFPRPVFPPEVVAGLQEIARFRASELGYEVDLGGDRSEGRQ
- a CDS encoding transglutaminaseTgpA domain-containing protein, whose amino-acid sequence is MSHQRHVSFLAWCALSPLLLQCLALNWSAPLTWPTWALVFCALFKLRECRRPFDRRLVALLQLVSTGLLAAQLQGLLASVLQLVAVLLALAGLLGHELAGSLGFRGFLQRSLQLLGAALPLALVLFLFVPRLPPLWTTELGPARGAVTGLSPDLDPLSIAELTLVDGSAARVLLPEVQPLPTDAYWRVLVHEQFDGRRWQHRDPHVPRGGSGRPQVGEGTSQWWVVEPSATRAVPWDGSALPTSPDQWITPEGELLVGAASRQRRSFRLRSPEKVAAWQQRPPIPSERQAPPDSLPRLKTLAQQFRGLPTGRERLEAVEGWFRRQPFRYSLQPGAVADLDAFLFDQQVGFCGHYASALAALLRAADVPARVVSGYQGGHVVQPMSGNPYLELRQSDAHAWVELWLEGEGWQRVDPTLWAANSGLPAAAMAAESAQRQGGNVPWWRWLQWQWWGLDLAWTRWWLSFDQSSQQAWLQMLFGVQLRWLGVAIVMGGMAALTAGWLLLHLGLRPRSPLSQSLRLLARWGVVPQQGESFPCVCRRAAKMHPDLATLLEAMADQQQLLAHAPLNPPQRRQHRRQWRQLRSRLAQLR